Proteins from a single region of Ziziphus jujuba cultivar Dongzao chromosome 1, ASM3175591v1:
- the LOC112490910 gene encoding uncharacterized protein LOC112490910 isoform X2, with product MLCFKLLPFLLPTLVFTLSASFSLSDDGASEHHVVSWGTITKRHVLEATNAELVQSPSLILAAKRTHRRDPLDGFNYYRGGWNISEEHYFFSVGFTAAPLFIMAAIWFLGFVLCFFSIFLCHCCFQNHDYGYSRVAYWVSLVFIQLFTIDAVTGCLALYIGQGNFNRVTRGTLDFVENQADFIVENLRDVSENLEAAKHVAVGWTFFPPNILKEIDRVEKKVNASANNLEHETEDNSNNIQEVIDSVRVILIVLAAILLLLAFFGSVFSVLGMKCLV from the exons ATGCTCTGTTTCAAATTGCTTCCATTCCTTCTACCAACTTTGGTTTTCACTTTATCAgcttccttttccctctctgaTGATGGAGCTTCTGAGCATCATG TGGTTTCCTGGGGTACGATTACGAAAAGGCATGTCCTTGAGGCAACGAATGCTGAACTTGTACAAAGCCCATCTCTGATATTGGCTGCGAAGAGAACACACAGAAGAGACCCTCTTGATGGTTTTAACTATTACAGAGGAGGATGGAATATCAGCGAAGAACACTATTTCTTT TCTGTAGGATTTACTGCTGCTCCTCTGTTCATCATGGCTGCTATATGGTTTCTGGGATTTGTGCTGTGCTTCTTCTccattttcctttgccattGCTGCTTCCAAAACCATGATTACGGCTACTCTCGAGTTGCGTATTGGGTTTCCCTCGTCTTCATCCAACTATTCACCATTGATGCAGT CACTGGATGCCTCGCTCTATATATTGGACAAGGTAATTTTAACAGAGTCACAAGAGGCACACTAGATTTTGTTGAGAATCAAGCAGACTTCATTGTGGAGAATCTGAGGGATGTATCTGAAAATCTTGAAGCAGCTAAGCATGTCGCAGTTGGTTGGACTTTTTTTCCTCCTAATATATTGAAAGAAATTGACAGAGTTGAGAAGAAGGTTAATGCTTCTGCTAACAATCTGGAGCATGAAACAGAGGACAATTCTAATAATATACAAGAGGTCATAGATTCTGT AAGAGTGATTCTCATCGTACTTGCAGCTATATTGCTTCTCTTGGCTTTTTTTGGTTCTG TGTTTTCAGTTTTGGGCATGAAATGTCTTGTGTAA
- the LOC112490910 gene encoding uncharacterized protein LOC112490910 isoform X1 — translation MLCFKLLPFLLPTLVFTLSASFSLSDDGASEHHVVSWGTITKRHVLEATNAELVQSPSLILAAKRTHRRDPLDGFNYYRGGWNISEEHYFFSVGFTAAPLFIMAAIWFLGFVLCFFSIFLCHCCFQNHDYGYSRVAYWVSLVFIQLFTIDAVTGCLALYIGQGNFNRVTRGTLDFVENQADFIVENLRDVSENLEAAKHVAVGWTFFPPNILKEIDRVEKKVNASANNLEHETEDNSNNIQEKSDSHRTCSYIASLGFFWFCVFSFGHEMSCVSIGDHRVDTCNSYFYFKWHISSTS, via the exons ATGCTCTGTTTCAAATTGCTTCCATTCCTTCTACCAACTTTGGTTTTCACTTTATCAgcttccttttccctctctgaTGATGGAGCTTCTGAGCATCATG TGGTTTCCTGGGGTACGATTACGAAAAGGCATGTCCTTGAGGCAACGAATGCTGAACTTGTACAAAGCCCATCTCTGATATTGGCTGCGAAGAGAACACACAGAAGAGACCCTCTTGATGGTTTTAACTATTACAGAGGAGGATGGAATATCAGCGAAGAACACTATTTCTTT TCTGTAGGATTTACTGCTGCTCCTCTGTTCATCATGGCTGCTATATGGTTTCTGGGATTTGTGCTGTGCTTCTTCTccattttcctttgccattGCTGCTTCCAAAACCATGATTACGGCTACTCTCGAGTTGCGTATTGGGTTTCCCTCGTCTTCATCCAACTATTCACCATTGATGCAGT CACTGGATGCCTCGCTCTATATATTGGACAAGGTAATTTTAACAGAGTCACAAGAGGCACACTAGATTTTGTTGAGAATCAAGCAGACTTCATTGTGGAGAATCTGAGGGATGTATCTGAAAATCTTGAAGCAGCTAAGCATGTCGCAGTTGGTTGGACTTTTTTTCCTCCTAATATATTGAAAGAAATTGACAGAGTTGAGAAGAAGGTTAATGCTTCTGCTAACAATCTGGAGCATGAAACAGAGGACAATTCTAATAATATACAAGAG AAGAGTGATTCTCATCGTACTTGCAGCTATATTGCTTCTCTTGGCTTTTTTTGGTTCTG TGTTTTCAGTTTTGGGCATGAAATGTCTTGTGTAAGC ATTGGTGATCATAGGG